The DNA segment CCTTCAAAAATCACCGGCCTGGTAAAAATCGACAGATGCCGTTCCTGCCTGAAATTGCATGTGAAGGATTGGATCTCTGAGGATTTTCGTTCGACCTTTTCCAGAAAACGGTCGAGATCCTGGCTTTCCGAACCTAAGGCCGGAACCTGTAGCAGAATCAACAGGAGGAACACGATAGTTACGGTGAGTCCCGGCACCGTCCTGGCAACATGCACTAATCTGCTTTCATTTAAAAACAAATAAATCATTTACCCTCTTCCCAGGCCCGGACGTTGCCGTGGCAGATCTCGCCTCTTGCGCCGGCAACACGGCCTTCCATGATGGTCACCGCGCCGAATTCCAATTTCTTTATCAGATGAATCTGCACCGTTTCCCCTGGTTGGGCAGATCCTTCCATGACAAAATCATCAACTCCCACAAGAAAGCCTTTCATCTGTGGCTTGCCGTCGACAAGTGCATCATAGCCATTTATCGCAGCTGCGGACTGCGCCACCAGTTCTATAAAATATTCCGGAAGAAAGCCGTTTTCCGGGTCATAAAAAAAGCCTGCCTCAGGGATAACCCCTTCGGCGATTCCGGTATCTTTCTCCCTATCCCTTGCGAGAAGACGATTGATCAACAGCATCGGCGGCCGGTGGGGCATGAGGTCAATTGCCGGGCATGGCAGGCTATAGTCTTTTGTCATTTCATCCGCTCAACAGATTCAATCAGCAATAATCAACTATCATCAGCTGATTGCTAATTATTAATGATGCAATACTGATGGTAAAGGACAGTCCTGGCAGGCTTACATATACAGGCCGCCGTTCACACTGAAAACCTGGCCGGTGATGTAGCCGGCCTCCTCCCCCATAAGAAAATTGACAATTCCGGCCACTTCCTCAACGGTGCCTACCCGCCCCTGGGGGATCATTGGCAGAATTCTTTCCAGCGGCAGCTCCTTGATCATTTCAGTATCAATCAATCCGGGAGAGACGGCATTTACTAAAATATTGCGCTTGGCTGTTTCCCGGGCCAGGGCCTTTACCGCACCGATCATCCCGGCTTTGGCTGCGGAATAATTCATCTGTCCGGCCTGACCGGTCTCGCCCGATACCGATGACACGGCAATAATTCTTCCCTTGCGTTCCGAAAGCATCAACTTGACGATCATCCGGCTCAGGAGAAAAAATCCGGTGAGATGAACATTTATAACCGTGTCCCAGTCGGTACGGGTCATCATCGCAGCCAGAGTATCCCTGGTCACTCCGGCATTATGGACAAGCCCGTAAGGGGTTGTCTCTTCAAGCAAGGGGCCCAGCTGCTCATCCATCGCCTTTTCATCACCAACATCAAAGGGCAGCAACAGACAGTTGCGCCCCTGTTTCTCTATATCTTTTTTCACAACAGCTGCGGCATCATGATTGGAATGATAGTTCAACCAGATATCATATCCACCCATCGCAAGGCGCCTGGCAATCGCCGCGCCGATCCCGCGACTTGCGCCGGTAACAAGAACAACTGGTGTTTTCTGCATAGTATCCGCCACAACTTTAGAAATTGAATGAATCTCAGCCCCGAATCACATGCTGTTAGAAGACCAGACCAGCCTGAAACCAATCGTATAATTCGGGCATGTCGGCGAACTTCTGCCACGATTCGACACCCGCAGATTCTCAAGCTTGCTGTCCAGGCTTCCCCCCCGGATGACCTTTTTTTTGCCGTTGCCAGGTCCTTTGGGGTTTTTGGGAGGACTGTTCTGGTAATACTCTTTATCGTACCAGTCCATGCACCATTCGTAGATATTGCCGCTCATATCATGAAGCCCCGCACCGTTGGCTGCCATCTTGCCCACCGGCCTGGTTTCGTCGGCGGAATTCTTCTTGCCCCAGCCCACCTTGTTGACATCGGCCCCACCGGAGAATTTTTCATTCCTGCCGCCGCTCCTTGCGGCAAACTCCCACTCCGCTTCCGTGGGTAAACGAAAAATATTTTTACTGTTATCATAAGCGTTCAAGGCGACGATGAACTCCTGTACGTCATTCCAGGAAACCTGTTCCACCGGGTAGTCGTCACCCTTCTGGAATCGTGAAGGATTTTCTCCGATTATCTGCTGCCATTGCCCTTGCGTCACTTCATATTTACCCATCCAGAATCCATCAACGCATACTTCATGGGCCGGGCTTTCATCTTCTTCACAATTATCGGTCCACTTC comes from the Pseudomonadota bacterium genome and includes:
- a CDS encoding ACP dehydratase — its product is MTKDYSLPCPAIDLMPHRPPMLLINRLLARDREKDTGIAEGVIPEAGFFYDPENGFLPEYFIELVAQSAAAINGYDALVDGKPQMKGFLVGVDDFVMEGSAQPGETVQIHLIKKLEFGAVTIMEGRVAGARGEICHGNVRAWEEGK
- the fabG gene encoding 3-oxoacyl-ACP reductase FabG, which codes for MQKTPVVLVTGASRGIGAAIARRLAMGGYDIWLNYHSNHDAAAVVKKDIEKQGRNCLLLPFDVGDEKAMDEQLGPLLEETTPYGLVHNAGVTRDTLAAMMTRTDWDTVINVHLTGFFLLSRMIVKLMLSERKGRIIAVSSVSGETGQAGQMNYSAAKAGMIGAVKALARETAKRNILVNAVSPGLIDTEMIKELPLERILPMIPQGRVGTVEEVAGIVNFLMGEEAGYITGQVFSVNGGLYM
- a CDS encoding formylglycine-generating enzyme family protein, with protein sequence MKSLLQHKWLTSFISILFVVVLFIALPVSAKDTLAVLDPVIHEGIEKGIVQELVAAIEDEVNNANLYDLLSNEEKIQRAKKVPGNQTQGCEDTQCMIDAGKILGVKYVIGGALVREKGDCYIKLRLIEISGEGMGVKRSASKKCSPEKEELLTTTRMITSMFMGKSWGDVVKEFGKEKKIIAEPPHDGIWREPETGMPFVWVEGGCFEMGCGKWTDNCEEDESPAHEVCVDGFWMGKYEVTQGQWQQIIGENPSRFQKGDDYPVEQVSWNDVQEFIVALNAYDNSKNIFRLPTEAEWEFAARSGGRNEKFSGGADVNKVGWGKKNSADETRPVGKMAANGAGLHDMSGNIYEWCMDWYDKEYYQNSPPKNPKGPGNGKKKVIRGGSLDSKLENLRVSNRGRSSPTCPNYTIGFRLVWSSNSM